From the genome of Neodiprion pinetum isolate iyNeoPine1 chromosome 3, iyNeoPine1.2, whole genome shotgun sequence, one region includes:
- the U2af38 gene encoding splicing factor U2af 38 kDa subunit isoform X1 — MAEYLASIFGTEKDKVNCSFYFKIGACRHGDRCSRIHNKPTFSQTCLLQNLYVNPQNSAKSADGSHLVANVSDEEMQEHYDNFFEDVFVECEDKYGEIEEMNVCDNLGDHLVGNVYIKFRREEDAEKAVNDLNNRWFGGRPVYAELSPVTDFREACCRQYEMGLSIPVGDGGEIKNESAIGECTRSGFCNFMHLKPISRELRRYLYSRKKGGKGGGGGGGGGGGGGGGGGGGGGGGGGGGGRSRSRSKSRGRTDRKRRSRSRERRSRSKDRNRKGRDDKGRDGRSGRY; from the exons ATGGCGGAGTATCTCGCGTCCATTTTCGGTACCGAGAAAGACAA AGTAAACTGctccttttattttaaaatcggAGCTTGTCGGCACGGAGATAGGTGCTCACGTATCCACAACAAACCTACGTTCAGCCAG ACATGCCTGCTTCAAAATCTTTACGTCAATCCGCAGAACTCTGCCAAGAGCGCTGATGGTTCCCATT TGGTAGCTAATGTTTCCGATGAAGAGATGCAGGAGCATTATGACAACTTTTTCGAAGATGTATTTGTCGAGTGTGAAGATAAGTATGGGGAAATAGAAGAGATGAACGTTTGTGATAACCTCGGAGACCATCTTGTTGGTAATGTCTATATCAAGTTTCGGAGAGAAGAAGACGCGGAAAAAGCAGTCAATGATTTAAACAACCGGTGGTTCGGTGGAAGGCCTGTTTATGCCGAACTATCACCCGTGACAGATTTCAGGGAAGCCTGCTGCAGACAGTATGAGATGGG ATTATCCATTCCAGTCGGTGATGGTGGAGAAATCAAGAATGAATCTGCAATCGG AGAATGCACCCGTTCTGGATTTTGCAACTTCATGCATCTGAAACCAATTTCAAGAGAGCTGCGCCGTTATTTGTACAGCCGCAAGAAGGGCGGCAAGGGTGGTGGCGGAGGTggcggaggtggaggtggtggtggaggcggaggcggcggcggtggcggcggCGGTGGTGGCGGTGGTGGTCGTTCAAGGTCTCGATCAAAGTCACGAGGCCGTACCGATCGCAAGCGTAGATCTCGCTCTCGCGAGAGAAGATCCAGATCTAAGGATCGTAACCGCAAAGGAAGAGATGATAAAGGTCGCGACGGAAGATCTGGTCGCTATTGA
- the U2af38 gene encoding splicing factor U2af 38 kDa subunit isoform X2, whose product MAEYLASIFGTEKDKVNCSFYFKIGACRHGDRCSRIHNKPTFSQTCLLQNLYVNPQNSAKSADGSHLVANVSDEEMQEHYDNFFEDVFVECEDKYGEIEEMNVCDNLGDHLVGNVYIKFRREEDAEKAVNDLNNRWFGGRPVYAELSPVTDFREACCRQYEMGECTRSGFCNFMHLKPISRELRRYLYSRKKGGKGGGGGGGGGGGGGGGGGGGGGGGGGGGGRSRSRSKSRGRTDRKRRSRSRERRSRSKDRNRKGRDDKGRDGRSGRY is encoded by the exons ATGGCGGAGTATCTCGCGTCCATTTTCGGTACCGAGAAAGACAA AGTAAACTGctccttttattttaaaatcggAGCTTGTCGGCACGGAGATAGGTGCTCACGTATCCACAACAAACCTACGTTCAGCCAG ACATGCCTGCTTCAAAATCTTTACGTCAATCCGCAGAACTCTGCCAAGAGCGCTGATGGTTCCCATT TGGTAGCTAATGTTTCCGATGAAGAGATGCAGGAGCATTATGACAACTTTTTCGAAGATGTATTTGTCGAGTGTGAAGATAAGTATGGGGAAATAGAAGAGATGAACGTTTGTGATAACCTCGGAGACCATCTTGTTGGTAATGTCTATATCAAGTTTCGGAGAGAAGAAGACGCGGAAAAAGCAGTCAATGATTTAAACAACCGGTGGTTCGGTGGAAGGCCTGTTTATGCCGAACTATCACCCGTGACAGATTTCAGGGAAGCCTGCTGCAGACAGTATGAGATGGG AGAATGCACCCGTTCTGGATTTTGCAACTTCATGCATCTGAAACCAATTTCAAGAGAGCTGCGCCGTTATTTGTACAGCCGCAAGAAGGGCGGCAAGGGTGGTGGCGGAGGTggcggaggtggaggtggtggtggaggcggaggcggcggcggtggcggcggCGGTGGTGGCGGTGGTGGTCGTTCAAGGTCTCGATCAAAGTCACGAGGCCGTACCGATCGCAAGCGTAGATCTCGCTCTCGCGAGAGAAGATCCAGATCTAAGGATCGTAACCGCAAAGGAAGAGATGATAAAGGTCGCGACGGAAGATCTGGTCGCTATTGA
- the LOC124215492 gene encoding COMM domain-containing protein 8 — protein sequence MEDETELLQNIFTKVNSDVMNQFLHACVDEICGRKRVTFQQFTNSVEWTENEYKIARQVIFDLLRNPAVLYLENERMPHRYVETPAELQLAIRTCVNIRREHLVKALLREHSIKNGTTLLDFDWRLKWIMGSSKLATLKEPLLQLDLIIEDSKSQQILDLELNRDELDMLINALEEVGG from the exons ATGGAGGATGAAACTGAAttgttacaaaatatatttacaaaagtAAATAGCGATGTTATGAACCAG TTCCTTCACGCCTGTGTCGACGAAATATGCGGGCGGAAACGAGTGACGTTTCAACAGTTTACAAACAGCGTTGAATGGACCGAGAATGAGTACAAAATAGCCCGTCAGGTTATTTTCGATTTGTTAAGAAATCCGGCAGTGCTGTatcttgaaaatgaaagg ATGCCACATCGATATGTTGAAACGCCTGCCGAATTACAACTTGCGATACGCACATGTGTAAATATACGAAGAGAGCATCTGGTTAAGGCGCTATTGAGGGAGCATTCAATCAAAAATGGAACGACGTTGCTCGACTTTGACTGGAGATTAAAG TGGATTATGGGATCAAGCAAACTCGCCACGTTGAAAGAACCTCTTCTGCAGTTGGATCTTATCATCGAAGATAGCAAGAGTCAGCAAATCCTGGATCTTGAGTTGAACAGAGATGAACTCGACATGTTGATAAATGCGTTGGAGGAAGTGGGAGGctga
- the LOC124215489 gene encoding uncharacterized protein isoform X3, producing MVHRAVGRFSPSLYITWWSNPDDVESVHCVWYERSVRRAGPKSDRFEIRPRSRTKQANRYSIKSRANKQHRVFFDIIKMESVLKVGRTISGGVCRAAGAMARGARRILASVPLLGLAAPVNPHEPAPANETSTTTTTTGGEEAEVAAPVEESPAEEKTEVSSPTVESTPAVAPAPVKEEEKAAPASPTPVEEKKEEPTPAPTPVPVEEKKEEIEKVEPVVVADKVEVSPVQAIPVKIAEPEAPAENPAEVSATESVTEVPASPAPPVPAELPVLPPSEPALTEDVASVTKAIEDFEISDKAVAAAVNEAIESNNANEIVNDSLHQKVITE from the exons ATGGTACATCGAGCCGTGGGACGATTTTCACCGTCTCTCTATATAACTTGGTGGTCAAACCCGGACGACGTTGAGTCAGTGCACTGTGTTTGGTACGAGCGGTCCGTGCGTcgag CTGGGCCAAAGTCGGATCGATTCGAAATTCGCCCGCGTAGTCGAACGAAGCAAGCCAACCGATATAGTATAAAATCGAGGGCGAACAAGCAGCATCGGGTGTTCTTCGATATTATCAAGATGGAGTCCGTCCTTAAGGTAGGCCGGACGATTAGCGGCGGCGTGTGTCGCGCCGCAGGGGCAATGGCTCGTGGTGCTCGTCGTATTTTGGCCTCGGTCCCGCTGCTAGGGTTAGCAGCCCCTGTTAATCCTCACGAACCTGCACCTGCGAATGAAACCTCCacaaccaccaccaccacg GGTGGCGAAGAAGCAGAGGTCGCAGCGCCAGTTGAGGAGAGTCCTGCCGAAGAGAAGACTGAAGTCAGCAGCCCAACAGTAGAATCAACACCGGCGGTGGCACCTGCACCTGTCAAGGAGGAAGAAAAGGCTGCCCCTGCCTCTCCTACCCCcgttgaagaaaagaaagaggaacCCACTCCTGCCCCCACTCCCGTCCCTGtcgaggaaaagaaagaggaaattgaaaaagtcgAGCCTGTGGTGGTCGCTGATAAAGTTGAGGTCAGTCCAGTGCAGGCCATACCTGTG AAAATTGCCGAGCCTGAAGCGCCTGCTGAAAACCCAGCTGAAGTTAGCGCAACAGAGAGTGTGACTGAAGTTCCGGCTAGTCCTGCTCCACCAGTACCAGCAGAGCTGCCAGTGCTTCCGCCATCGGAGCCCGCTCTCACCGAAGATGTAGCCTCTGTGACCAAG GCTATTGAGGACTTTGAAATCAGCGACAAAGCAGTAGCGGCTGCAGTCAACGAAGCCATCGAGAGCAACAACGCAAAC GAAATTGTCAATGATTCACTCCACCAGAAGGTCATCACGGAATAA